One genomic region from Nostoc sphaeroides encodes:
- a CDS encoding protochlorophyllide reductase: MEQHHKPTVIITGASSGVGLYAAKALAERGWYVVMACRDIAKAQLAAQSVGIPHQGSYTIMHIDLGSMESVRQFVKNFRASGNSLDALVCNAAIYMPLIKEPLRSPEGFELSVATNHLGHFLLCNLMLEDLKKSSSEPRLVILGTVTHNPDELGGKIPPRPDLGDLQGFAEGFKEPISMIDGKKFEPVKAYKDSKVCNVLTMRELHRRYHESTGIAFSSLYPGCVAETPLFRNHYPLFQKIFPLFQKYITGGYVSQELAGERVAAVVADPEYNQSGAYWSWGNRQKKDGKSFVQKVSPQARDDEKGDRMWELSAKLVGLA; this comes from the coding sequence ATGGAACAACATCACAAGCCAACGGTTATAATCACAGGTGCATCTTCAGGGGTCGGTTTGTACGCTGCCAAGGCTCTTGCTGAAAGGGGATGGTATGTAGTGATGGCCTGTCGGGATATAGCGAAGGCTCAACTTGCAGCCCAATCTGTGGGAATCCCCCACCAGGGTAGCTACACCATCATGCATATCGACCTTGGTTCAATGGAAAGTGTTCGACAATTTGTGAAGAACTTCCGAGCAAGCGGTAACTCCCTAGACGCTTTGGTGTGCAACGCTGCAATTTATATGCCCTTAATAAAAGAGCCACTGCGAAGCCCAGAAGGATTTGAGTTAAGTGTTGCTACAAATCACCTCGGACACTTCCTTTTGTGCAACCTGATGCTAGAGGATTTGAAGAAGTCATCTTCAGAACCAAGGCTGGTAATTTTGGGAACTGTTACCCACAATCCAGACGAACTGGGTGGGAAGATTCCGCCGCGTCCAGACTTGGGCGATTTGCAAGGCTTTGCAGAAGGATTTAAAGAGCCAATCTCGATGATTGACGGCAAGAAGTTTGAACCCGTCAAAGCTTACAAAGACAGCAAGGTTTGCAACGTGCTGACTATGCGGGAACTGCATCGGCGCTATCACGAGTCAACCGGTATCGCCTTCAGCTCTCTCTATCCGGGATGTGTTGCAGAAACGCCGCTATTTAGAAACCACTATCCCCTATTTCAGAAAATCTTCCCTTTATTCCAGAAGTACATCACTGGGGGATATGTGTCTCAAGAGTTGGCGGGAGAACGGGTTGCTGCGGTAGTTGCCGATCCTGAGTACAATCAATCTGGTGCTTATTGGAGTTGGGGAAATCGCCAGAAGAAAGACGGCAAGTCCTTTGTTCAAAAAGTCTCTCCTCAAGCCCGCGATGATGAAAAAGGCGATCGCATGTGGGAACTAAGCGCCAAATTGGTTGGACTGGCATAA
- a CDS encoding DUF29 domain-containing protein yields the protein METAMSSLKAHSQTLYDTDYLQWIETTVAKLHSHDYANVDWENLIEEIADMGRSERRSLKSNLIVILVHLLKWQFQPEKRSGSWEGSIIEHRRRVKEALDDSPSLKSYIESVFAECYAQAVKQAKAETGLLVESFPLVCPYQLPEVTNDDFLPQ from the coding sequence ATGGAAACTGCCATGTCTTCCCTAAAGGCGCATTCCCAAACGCTATATGACACGGATTATTTGCAATGGATAGAAACGACTGTGGCAAAATTGCACAGTCATGACTACGCAAACGTGGACTGGGAAAATCTCATCGAAGAAATTGCCGACATGGGAAGGAGTGAGCGTCGGAGCCTCAAGAGTAATCTGATTGTAATTCTGGTGCATTTGCTCAAATGGCAATTTCAGCCTGAAAAGAGAAGCGGTAGCTGGGAAGGAAGCATCATTGAACATCGTAGACGTGTCAAAGAAGCTCTAGATGATTCGCCTAGTCTTAAATCCTATATTGAGAGCGTTTTTGCGGAGTGTTATGCACAAGCGGTTAAGCAAGCAAAAGCTGAAACTGGTTTGTTAGTGGAATCCTTTCCTCTGGTGTGTCCATATCAGCTACCAGAAGTTACAAATGATGATTTCTTACCTCAGTAA
- a CDS encoding TMEM165/GDT1 family protein, with product MLTAFTAGLLLITVSELGDKTFFIAVILAMHHSRRLVFIGVTAALAAMTILSVLFGQAVSLLPKSYIHYAEIALFIAFGLKLLYDASKMSPAACDTEVVEEAEAAVKKADLDLPKQKTSLAIVIEAFVLTFMAEWGDRTQIATIALAAGNNPIGVTIGAILGHAICAAIAVIGGKMIAGRISERQLTLIGGCLFLVFGVVAAIEGA from the coding sequence GTGTTAACAGCTTTTACCGCAGGTTTATTATTAATTACAGTTTCAGAGCTAGGCGATAAAACATTTTTTATTGCTGTGATTTTGGCGATGCACCACTCGCGGCGGCTGGTATTTATAGGTGTGACAGCCGCTTTAGCCGCGATGACAATCCTTTCGGTGCTATTTGGACAAGCGGTATCTTTGTTACCAAAAAGTTATATTCATTACGCCGAAATAGCTTTGTTTATTGCCTTTGGTCTGAAGCTGTTATATGACGCTAGTAAAATGTCTCCTGCTGCTTGTGATACAGAAGTTGTAGAAGAAGCCGAAGCTGCGGTGAAAAAAGCAGATTTGGACTTACCAAAGCAAAAGACTTCCTTGGCAATTGTCATAGAAGCCTTTGTGTTGACATTTATGGCAGAGTGGGGCGATCGCACCCAAATTGCCACTATTGCCCTAGCCGCAGGTAATAATCCCATTGGAGTGACAATAGGGGCAATTTTAGGACATGCCATTTGTGCTGCGATCGCAGTTATCGGCGGCAAAATGATTGCCGGACGAATTTCTGAGCGTCAACTCACCCTGATTGGCGGATGCCTGTTTTTAGTGTTTGGTGTCGTTGCTGCCATTGAGGGAGCATGA
- a CDS encoding tetratricopeptide repeat protein, which translates to MSQPRNRWIVQVVLAVAILAFVGVSVIPIIGAFNNTPPSSQNTASSRGTLTSADQKSKLEDEVRGYELVLQREPENQTALKGLLQARLQLLSQKEKSEVKPADIQVVIEPLEKLAKLNPEQSEYSVLLAQAKQQIGDREGAAQAYRSILDTKPGDLKALQGMVALLISQQRPEAAIGMLQETLSNAAQANKIQPGSVDTVAVQVLLGSVHASQKQYDQASSVYDQAIKKDPKDFRPVVAKAMLLKQQGKDADAKLLFDSAAALAPAQYKDEIKNAATASPIPNPAASPAPPLKSTPK; encoded by the coding sequence GTGTCTCAACCGCGCAATCGTTGGATAGTTCAAGTAGTCTTGGCGGTGGCAATTCTTGCTTTTGTGGGTGTTTCGGTGATTCCCATAATTGGAGCATTTAATAATACGCCACCCTCAAGCCAGAATACCGCTAGCAGCAGAGGCACTTTGACCTCTGCTGACCAAAAATCAAAACTGGAAGACGAAGTACGGGGTTATGAACTGGTTTTGCAAAGGGAACCAGAAAATCAGACTGCGCTCAAGGGCTTATTACAGGCGCGGCTACAATTACTGAGCCAAAAAGAAAAAAGTGAGGTTAAACCAGCTGATATCCAAGTTGTCATTGAACCTTTAGAAAAGCTAGCCAAGCTGAATCCCGAACAATCAGAATATTCAGTGCTACTGGCTCAAGCCAAACAACAAATTGGCGATCGCGAAGGAGCCGCTCAAGCTTATCGCTCGATTTTGGATACTAAACCAGGCGATTTGAAGGCTTTACAAGGAATGGTAGCTTTGTTAATCAGTCAGCAACGCCCAGAAGCAGCCATTGGTATGCTGCAAGAAACCCTCTCTAACGCAGCCCAAGCAAATAAAATTCAGCCTGGAAGTGTAGATACAGTAGCCGTGCAGGTGCTGTTAGGTTCTGTTCACGCTTCCCAGAAACAGTACGATCAAGCTAGCTCTGTATATGACCAAGCAATTAAGAAAGATCCCAAGGATTTTCGCCCCGTTGTTGCTAAAGCAATGCTCTTGAAACAACAGGGCAAAGACGCAGATGCAAAACTTTTATTTGATAGCGCCGCAGCTTTAGCACCCGCTCAGTACAAAGATGAAATTAAGAATGCAGCAACGGCTTCCCCCATCCCTAATCCTGCTGCATCTCCCGCGCCTCCATTGAAAAGTACTCCGAAGTAA
- a CDS encoding homocysteine biosynthesis protein: MRTIAEINEKISRQRAVVLTTEELKARVVEIGVTKAAKEVDVITTGTFEPMESSGAIINLGHTDPPIKIRRCWLDGVPAYSGFGAVDLYLGASSAVEMTDGEEVRERGGGHVIEDLIAGKSIHVKAQGQVTDCYPRATFETTITSETINQFYLFNPRNLYQNFIVGVNGGDRPLFTYLGPLQPRLGNAVYSNPGAISPLLNDPDLQLVGIGTRIFLGGGIGYVAWEGTQHFPLQKRLANRTPIGPSATLALIGDAKQMDAHWVRGCYFKSYGPSLMLGVGVPLPVLNEQVIEHCAVQDQDLVAPIVDFSIPRRVRPTFGLVSYAQLKSGRITIEGKAVRSAPLASLFFSRQVALELKKWIESGTFTLTEPVSPIPMERSFLPQDRRTDF; encoded by the coding sequence ATGCGAACAATTGCAGAAATTAACGAAAAAATCAGCCGCCAACGTGCGGTAGTGTTGACAACTGAAGAATTAAAAGCACGAGTTGTAGAAATTGGTGTTACTAAAGCTGCTAAAGAAGTTGATGTAATTACCACTGGCACATTTGAGCCGATGGAATCAAGTGGTGCAATTATCAATCTCGGACACACTGACCCGCCGATAAAAATTCGCCGGTGCTGGTTAGATGGTGTACCAGCATACTCTGGTTTTGGGGCAGTAGATTTATATTTGGGTGCGAGTTCTGCTGTGGAGATGACGGACGGGGAAGAAGTCCGAGAACGTGGCGGGGGTCATGTAATCGAAGATTTGATCGCGGGTAAATCTATACACGTAAAAGCGCAAGGACAAGTAACAGATTGTTACCCCAGAGCAACTTTTGAAACTACAATTACCAGTGAAACTATTAATCAGTTTTACTTATTTAATCCGCGCAATCTTTATCAAAATTTTATTGTGGGTGTAAATGGTGGCGATCGCCCCCTCTTCACCTATCTCGGCCCTTTACAACCGCGTCTGGGAAATGCCGTTTACTCTAACCCCGGTGCTATTTCGCCCTTACTCAACGACCCAGATTTGCAACTCGTTGGGATAGGGACTCGAATTTTTTTAGGCGGTGGTATTGGCTATGTCGCTTGGGAAGGCACTCAGCATTTTCCTTTACAAAAACGTTTAGCTAATCGTACACCGATTGGGCCTTCCGCGACTTTAGCTTTAATTGGTGATGCCAAGCAAATGGATGCTCACTGGGTGCGGGGATGTTACTTCAAAAGTTATGGCCCCTCATTGATGTTAGGTGTTGGTGTACCACTCCCTGTATTAAATGAACAAGTAATTGAACACTGTGCCGTCCAAGATCAAGACTTAGTAGCCCCAATAGTGGATTTTTCCATTCCCCGGCGCGTCCGTCCCACCTTTGGTTTAGTGAGTTACGCCCAACTCAAATCTGGGCGGATCACCATTGAGGGCAAAGCTGTACGCTCTGCCCCCTTAGCGAGTTTGTTTTTTTCTAGGCAAGTCGCCCTAGAGTTGAAAAAGTGGATCGAATCAGGTACGTTTACCCTGACAGAACCAGTTTCCCCAATTCCGATGGAGCGATCTTTTCTACCCCAAGACCGGCGGACGGATTTTTAA
- a CDS encoding DUF4231 domain-containing protein: MTTSELANLEQRNQSKISNRIENISSLSDEKKLFNLKVIEYLLLAAFVSSGLFILFLSDDKAVVISGAVSLTFVFFLLLINRQIFQNYKKASDQSELTKKAELYSYLLTNPNSWDKETLTLTRGKALQYSQDLIDDYKKIRGVSRNLYYSLQIATVILSGVTPILVLVDKLEAGQAWLKWLPVLCPAIASIVASIVTSFPFQKNSLAANTAVELLEAEQEKFILGVTPPYRCYDVSDETQQQQKASQALEYFIVQVNNIHLNQLQQTSETQSEKTESASSNESNKPAA; the protein is encoded by the coding sequence ATGACTACTTCTGAATTAGCTAATCTTGAACAAAGAAACCAAAGTAAGATTTCCAATAGGATCGAAAATATATCCTCTCTGTCAGATGAGAAAAAGTTGTTTAATTTGAAGGTAATTGAGTATTTATTACTTGCAGCTTTTGTATCTTCTGGACTATTTATTCTTTTTCTTTCAGATGATAAAGCAGTTGTAATCTCTGGAGCAGTATCTCTAACTTTTGTGTTTTTTTTATTGCTGATCAATAGACAAATATTTCAGAACTATAAGAAGGCCTCTGATCAGTCAGAACTTACCAAAAAAGCTGAACTCTATAGTTATCTATTAACTAACCCTAATTCTTGGGATAAAGAAACACTGACTCTAACAAGAGGAAAGGCTTTACAATACAGCCAAGACTTGATTGACGATTATAAAAAAATTAGGGGTGTATCAAGGAACCTTTACTATAGTTTGCAAATTGCGACAGTGATTTTATCAGGAGTCACACCAATTTTAGTTCTGGTAGACAAATTAGAAGCAGGACAAGCTTGGCTCAAGTGGCTCCCTGTACTCTGCCCAGCTATTGCTTCTATAGTTGCCAGTATAGTTACCTCTTTTCCTTTTCAGAAGAATTCCCTTGCTGCTAACACAGCCGTTGAATTGTTAGAAGCTGAACAAGAGAAATTTATATTGGGGGTCACTCCACCTTATCGTTGTTATGATGTGTCTGACGAAACCCAACAGCAACAAAAGGCAAGTCAAGCATTAGAATACTTTATTGTTCAAGTGAATAATATTCATCTCAACCAATTGCAACAAACGAGTGAGACGCAATCCGAGAAGACAGAATCAGCTTCATCTAATGAGTCAAACAAACCAGCAGCATAA